In a single window of the Acipenser ruthenus chromosome 8, fAciRut3.2 maternal haplotype, whole genome shotgun sequence genome:
- the LOC117972872 gene encoding olfactory receptor 10G4-like, whose amino-acid sequence MALQNETADRMTEFIITGLDDIEHPKAVGTVILVVYSLILLGSLTNICFIALDQRLHTPMYFFICTLAAVDILYTSSVSIVLLNILLGEIKRVPYGPCVAQLLVFHLGSTMEPFAIALMAYDRLVAISNPLRYHSILTKTRILVLTIIAWMLGFTCSGLVAGIVNRLPYCHSNTLKYSFCEYAALVRVACVNPDDYFLLASIISSFVLFGNFVLIAFSYLKIILAVLKSSSTADRKKMFSTCSSHLIVVACFFIPKFVLIIITRIGLVLTLSSRNGLIIGSTLGPSLVNPFVYCLRTKELRSRLLKIFSKQSVIPSE is encoded by the coding sequence ATGGCACTTCAAAATGAAACAGCAGATAGAATGACAGAATTCATCATAACAGGATTAGATGACATTGAACACCCCAAAGCTGTTGGGACGGTCATTTTGGTAGTTTACTCTCTCATTTTATTAGGTAGCTTGaccaatatttgttttattgctcTAGACCAACGTCTCCACACACCAATGTACTTTTTCATTTGCACTCTGGCAGCTGTGGACATTTTGTACACCAGCAGTGTCAGTATAGTTTTGTTGAATATCCTTCTAGGTGAAATAAAAAGAGTACCATATGGACCCTGTGTCGCCCAGTTGCTTGTATTTCATTTAGGGAGCACTATGGAACCCTTTGCCATTGCATTGATGGCTTATGATCGCTTAGTTGCAATTTCTAATCCGTTGAGATATCACAGCATCCTTACAAAGACTCGTATATTAGTTTTGACAATAATTGCATGGATGTTAGGTTTTACTTGCTCAGGCTTGGTGGCAGGTATTGTTAATAGACTTCCTTACTGTCACTCAAATACCCTTAAATACAGTTTTTGTGAATATGCTGCTTTGGTAAGAGTTGCATGTGTCAATCCTGATGATTACTTCCTTTTAGCTTCCATTATTTCCTCGTTTGTATTATTTGGAAACTTTGTCCTTATTGCATTCTCCTACTTGAAAATAATTTTAGCAGTGCTAAAAAGCTCCTCTACagcagacagaaaaaaaatgttcagcaCTTGCTCCAGTCACTTGATTGTGGTTGCTTGCTTTTTTATTCCTAAATTTGTGCTTATAATTATCACACGAATTGGCTTGGTGTTAACACTCTCCTCTCGCAATGGTTTAATCATTGGCTCCACACTGGGTCCCTCACTTGTGAATCCTTTTGTATATTGCCTTAGAACAAAGGAACTAAGAAGCCGACTCCTAAAAATATTTAGTAAACAGTCTGTTATACCCAGTGAGTAA